CATCATCACGTCCAGCACCAGCGCGTCCGGCTCCCATTCGGCCACGGCCGCCAGCGCCGCGTGTCCGTCCGCCGCGCCCCGGACGGTGAAGCCCTCCAGAGTCAGCCCGTCCTCCAGGGCGGCGCGTACCTCGGGATCGTCGTCCACGGCCAGCACGCGTGCGGCACCGGCGGGGGATAGGTCCTGACCTGCGTCGTTCATGGGACCCAGCCTGCCAAACGAGGCTCTTAATGACCTCTTAGAACGGGCCGGGACCGTGCCGGGCATGGACATTCCGCTCTCCGTCGTGATCGGTGCCGGGGGCACCGGCGGCCATATCTATCCCGGGCTGGCGCTCGCCGACGCGCTGCGCCGCCGGGTGCCCGACGCGGTGATCTCGTTCGTCGGCACCGAACGCGGCCTGGAAACCCGGCTCATCCCCGACGCCGGCTACCGCCTGCACACGGTCGACATGATCCCTTACGACCGCTCCCTCGGCGCCCGGCGCTTCACCCTGCCCGCCGCCCTGCTGAAGTCCGCCGGCCAGTGCCGGACCATCCTGCGTGACCAGCGTGCGCACATCGCCGTCGGCATGGGCGGCTACCCGAGCGCCCCCGTCATCCTCGGCGCCCGCTTCGCCGGGCTGCCCAGCCTCATCCACGAGTCCAACGCCGTGCCCGGCCGGGCGAACGCCTTCGCGGCCCGGCTCACCCCGCATGTCGCGCTCGCCTTCGCGGCGGGCGGCGCCCACCTGCCCGCGTCCTGCCGGCCTGAGCTCGTCGGCATGCCGCTGTCCGGGCCGCTCGCCGCGCTCGACCGTGACGCCGAGCGCGCGGACGCCCGCCGGGCGCTGGGCGTGCCGCCGCACACCCGGCTGCTGCTCGTCAACGGCGGCAGCCTGGGCGCGGCCCGGCTCACCGAGGCGGCCCTGGGCCTCGCCGAACGCTGGCGGGACCGCACCGGCGTACGGCTCCTGATCAAGACCGGTCCGGCGGGTCTGGACGCGGCCCGCGCCCGGCTCACCGCCACCGGCGCCGACCGTGTCGCCGACGCGGTGGCGTACCTGGACCGCATCGACCTGACCTATGCCGCCGCCGACCTGGTGGTGTGCCGCGCGGGCTCGGCGACCGTCGCCGAGCTGGCCACCATCGGGCTGCCCGCCGTACTGGTGCCGTATCCGCACGCCCCGGGCGACCACCAGACCCACAACGCCCGCGCCCTCACCGGGGTCGGGGCGGGGGTCCTGCTGCGCGACGAGGACACCACCGCCGGGTCCCTCGAAGCCGTGGCCGGCTCCCTGCTCGACGACCCGCTCCGGCTGCATGCGATGTCCCGGGCCGCCGCGACGGCGGGCGTCGGCACGCACCACCGCACCGCTGCGGACCGGCTGGCCGCCAAGGTGCTCCAACTGGCCGGACACCCCCTGCCCACGCCCCTGTCGGCAGCGCTCTGACCGTCACCGGGACCAACTCACCCACCTCCGGCCAACACCGGGAACAGCTCACCTCCTTCGAGAAAGGCACCACCATGCACGCATCCGGGTTCTTCCACGGCCGTACCGTCCTCGTCACCGGGGCCGAGGGGTTCATCGGCTCCACACTCGTGGACCTCCTCGTCCGCGAAGGCGCTGCCGTCCGCGCCCTGGTCCACTACAAGCCCTATGCGGAGAAGGGCAACCTCGCCCACCTCCTGGACCACCCCCAGGTGCAGGTGATCGCGGGCGACGTGCGCGATCCGGGCCGGGTGATGGACGCGGTGGCCGGCTGCGACACCGTCTTCCACCTCGCCGCCCTCATCGGCATCCCCTACAGCTACGACTCACCGGGCGCCTACGTCGCCGTCAACGTCACCGGCACCGAGAACATCGCCGAAGCCTGCCGCCGCCACCACGTCCGCCGCCTTGTGCACACCTCCACCAGCGAGGTCTACGGCACCGCCCTGACCGTGCCGATAGGCGAGGACCATCCGCTCCAGCCGCAGTCGCCGTACTCCGCGTCGAAGATCGGCGCCGACATGATGGCGCTCTCCCACCACCACGCCTTCGAACTGCCCGTGACGGTCGTCCGCCCCTTCAACACCTACGGCCCCCGCCAGTCCGCCCGCGCCGTGATCCCCGCCATCCTCGCCCAACTGCACTCCGGCGCCCGCGAGATACGCCTCGGCTCGCTGACCCCGACCCGTGACTTCACCTACGTCACCGACACCGCCCGGGGTTTCCTCGCCGTGGCCCAGTGCGACCGTGCGCTCGGCGAGGTCGTCAATCTCGGCACCGGCGAGGAGATCGCCATCGGCGACCTGGCACGCAGGCTGATCGCCGTCTCGGGACGGGACGCGGAGATCGTCGTCGACGAGGCCCGGCTGCGCCCGGCCGGCAGCGAGGTGCACCGACTGCTGTCGGACAACTCCCGCGCCCGTACCTGGGCGTCCTGGAAGCCCGAGGTCTCCCTGGACGAAGGCCTGCGCCACACCTCGGAGTGGATCCGCGCCAACCTCCACCTGTTCGCACCCGGCCGCTACGCCGTCTGAGCCGCTACGCCGTCCGACCGGATGTCAGTGGACGTCCCCCTCCTCCGGAACGACGACCTGGTCGATCAGGTGCTGGATCTGTTCGGTGGGCAGGGCGACCGCCATGGCCCAGTAGTAGATGACGAGGCTGAAGGCGGCCACGACGCCGATGTCCCACCACAGCGGGAACCAGGGGTGCTTGAGCGGCCCGAAGTCACTGAGGTAGACGATGAGTCCCATCCCCACCAGGTAGACCGGCAGCCACTGGGCGGCGCGCAGGTCGAGCTGGGGGGTGATGGGGTTCATCTTGAACAACCGGTTCGCGACCAGGATGACGTAGCCGATCAGGATCGCGACGCCCAGCTTCCAGTCGGTGGTCCAACCCGACCACAGGATCAGCAGGTTGGCGACGATGAAGGCGAGCGGCGACAGCCAGCCGCCACCGGGCAGCCGGTAGGGGCGGTGGGCGTCGGGCAGCCGGTTGCGGAACACCCCGAAGGAGAGCGGCGCGCCCGCGTACATCAGCACACTGGCGCTGGTGATCAGGCCGACGAGGGAACGCCAGCTGGGGAACGGCAGGAAGCAGATGCAGCCGATGACGAAGGCGGTGATCAGACCGACCCAGGGCACCCCGCGCCGGTTGGTGGCCTCGAACGCGGACGGCACATAGCCGTTGCGGCTCAGGCCGTACGAGACCCTGGAGGAGCCGGTGATGTAGATCAGACCGGTGCCGGCGGGGGAGATCACGGCATCGAGATAGAGGACCGTGGCCAGCCAGCCCAGGCTGATGAGCGTGGCGACCTGGGCGAACGGCCCGCTCAGCGTGGTGAACGCGGAGTTCGCCCAGTGGCTGCCGATCTGGGAGGCGGGCAGCGCGGCGAGGAAGGCGACCTGCAGCAGGATGTAGATCAGGATGCCGAGGATGATCGATCCGATCACCGCGCGCGGGATGTCCCGCTTGGGGTTGGCGCTCTCGCCGGCGAGCTGGTCCGCCTGCTCGAAACCCAGCAGCGCGAAGATGATGCCGCTGGTGGAGACGGCGGACAGAATGCCCTTGGCCCCGTACGGGTCGAATCCGTCGGCCGCCGTGAAGTTGCTGCCGTGGAACTGGGCGATGGCGAACACGAAGATCGTCAGCAGCGGGATGCCGACCTTCCACCAGGTCGCGGCGCTGTTGGTGCGGGCCAGCAGCCGGACGCTGAGAAAGTTGATGGACGTGATGACGGCCATCAGTCCTACGGCGACGGCGATACCGGGCGGGGTCAGGATGTGCTCGCCGCCCTTGACCTTCTCCCAGCCGCTCGCCCAGGAGTAGTGCTGGCCGTACGTGATCATCGCCAGCACCTCGATGGGCGCCACCGTGACCGCCTGCAGCCAGGAGAACCAGCCGAACGACGCCCCGGCGGCGCCGCCGAAGGCATAGTGCGGGAAGCGCGCGGTGCCGCCCGAGACCGGATACATGCCACCGAGTTCGGCGTGCACCAGCGCCAGGATGAGGATGGCGATGCCGCCGACGGCCCAGGAGATGATCGCCGCAGGCCCCGCGGCGGCCAGGGCGCCCTGTGCGCCGAAGAGCCAGCCGGACCCGATGATCGACCCTTCCGAGGCCCAGATGAGTCCGATGAAGCCGATCTCACGCCGAAGCCCGGGCCTGTGGGTCTTCGGACCTGGCGCAGCCTCTGACACGGCCATAGCCGACACCCCTTCAGTAGGGTGATGTGCATCACTATCGTGCCACGGTGACGCGGTCATGGCACCGGACGTGCAGGCACTGGTTCCCGAGGGCGGCTGTGCTCGCCTACGAGCCGGCGGTGAGATGCGGTCCGGCCGGCGGGGCGCCCGTGACCGCCGCGCGATAGAGGGCCTGGGTGGCGCTGCCGAAGTAGGCGCTGTAGGAGACCTGCGGGGTGTTGCCTCCGGTGTGGTAGCCGCCGATGACTCCGACGACCGCCCATCCGCCCGGCCAGGGTACGAGCATGGGGCCGCCGCTGGTTCCGCCCACGAAGGCGTCGCAGGCGATACGCGGGAACGTACCCGGGTCGGCCGGGTCGTCACTGTCCCACCGGGTGGTCCAGCTCCAGCACTCCAGCGGCTTCTCCGCCCCCGCCGGATAGCCGATCATCCGCACCGGGAAGTGGTAGTAACCCGTCCCGGTGAGCAGCCGCACCCCACCGACCGCGTCCTCCAAGGGCGTTCCGTCCTCATTGGGCTCGGTGACCGCGAACGCGAAGTCGTACGCGGCGCCCGCGTGCTCGCCCAGGTCGTAGTACTGCTGCGAGACATAGACGCCGTCGGTCCGCACCGGAAAGATGCCGAACGGTTTGAGGGTGTCGTGGTACTGCGGGACGAAGGCCAGATGACGCTTGGGCGAGGTGCCCGCGTAGCCCTTGAGACAGTGCCCGGCGCTCAGCACCAGGTCGCGGCCCGGGCTGTGCACGACGGAGCCGCTGCAGGTGCGGCCGGTGCCGGTGGCGTCCGTCCAGAAGAAGGTGCCGGCCTGGGGGATGCCGTCGAAGCTCTGGCTCGGCGGGATGTACTCGCCCGGCCGAGGTCCGTCCACCGCAGGGGATACGGTGGGCGCAGGCGTGGCGGTCTCGGTGCCTTTGCGGGTGTCGGCGGGGAGCGCGGCCGCCATACGGGCCGGGGTCCAGTAGGCGTTCAGCCGGCCGGCGAGCGGGTTCGGGTTGGCCTTGGTGCTGTCGGCGGATGCCGCGGTCGTCAGGCCGGCACAGAGCAGAAGGGCTGCCGCGCAGACGGCGGCGTATCTCACGATCCTGGTCCTGGGCTCCATCGGTTCCCCTCAGAACGGACGCAAGTGACGGCTCACCATAAGCTGGCGACCGCGACCAGCACAGCGCACGCGGCCGTATCGGTTCTACGGGCGACCGGCAAACTCCCGCCTACATTTGGGGGTATGGCGTCCCGTCAGACCGAGGGACGCAGTGGGGGTACGGCCGGCACCTCGTCGGCGTGTGCGAGGTCGGCCTCGGTCAGCCGGAAGCCCTCGGGACAGTGCTCGCGCCAGGCAGCCGGTTCTTCCGCCGGCGCACCGGCGAGACCCCGGCCGCGTTCCGGGGGCGCGCCCGGGGGCACGAGTGAGGCGCGAGCTGCGGAGTAGCCGCCCGTACCGTCCCTGCCTCCTCCTCCCTTCCCCCCTCCTCGACGGCACCGCCCTCACTTCACGAACACCATGTCCGGATACTTGGGCGACGGCCCGTCCAGCAGGCGTCCGCTGCGGCCGCGCAGCCAGTGGTCGAAGTAGGCGGCGACATAAGCCTCGTTGGTGCGGCCGGCGCCGAGGGCCGGCCGCACTTCACAGCCCGGTCGGGCACAGCCGGTGCCTGGTACCGCCCTTGATCACCGCGTCGACACACCCGGCGGGCAGTCCGTTGTGGGAGGTGCTGGAGAAGTTGGCCGTCACGGTCAGCACGCCCTCGCCGAATGTGGTCCGCTGCACGAGACGGTCGTCCGTCAGCCAGCGGAAGTCGGTCATCGGCTGCGTGGCCGCCGCCTTGTGCAGCGGCTCGAAGTACCGCTGCATCTGGGCGATCTGCTTGCCGTGCCGGTCCAGTTCGTCCTGGTCGAGGACCAGGTTGAGGGGCACGTTGTACAGCATCGCGAGAAGGGCGCGGGTGCGGCTCTGGTCCGGCAGCTTCGACCAGGACAGTTCCCAGCGTTCGGTGCTGATCACCGAGTCGTGCAGGACTGTCTGATAGAGCGGTACCCGGTACCTCGGGTCGTACATCGTCTTGGCGAGGTCGGCCGGGAGATGGACGGGCTTGAAGTAGACCGCCGGTGCGTTGGCGGGCGCGTAAGCGCCCCATGTCTGGCGGTCCTTCTCCAGCTTCCACAGCCGGTCGTCGACCGGTGTGCCCGAGCCATGGCTGAAGGACAGCACGCCGTTCGCCCAGGAGCCCGCACTCTCCGAACCGAGCACCAGGTTACGGTCGCCGGACAGCCAGGCCATCCGCGCGAGTCGGTTGCGCCGGTCCTGAGCCTTGGTCATCGGATGCGCCGGAGAGTGATCGGTGAACAGTTCACCCGCGGCGTCGACGTCCAGGAAGTAGCTCGAGGCACCGTTGGCGGTCATCTCCTTG
The genomic region above belongs to Streptomyces sp. CG1 and contains:
- a CDS encoding glycosyltransferase yields the protein MDIPLSVVIGAGGTGGHIYPGLALADALRRRVPDAVISFVGTERGLETRLIPDAGYRLHTVDMIPYDRSLGARRFTLPAALLKSAGQCRTILRDQRAHIAVGMGGYPSAPVILGARFAGLPSLIHESNAVPGRANAFAARLTPHVALAFAAGGAHLPASCRPELVGMPLSGPLAALDRDAERADARRALGVPPHTRLLLVNGGSLGAARLTEAALGLAERWRDRTGVRLLIKTGPAGLDAARARLTATGADRVADAVAYLDRIDLTYAAADLVVCRAGSATVAELATIGLPAVLVPYPHAPGDHQTHNARALTGVGAGVLLRDEDTTAGSLEAVAGSLLDDPLRLHAMSRAAATAGVGTHHRTAADRLAAKVLQLAGHPLPTPLSAAL
- a CDS encoding SDR family NAD(P)-dependent oxidoreductase; amino-acid sequence: MHASGFFHGRTVLVTGAEGFIGSTLVDLLVREGAAVRALVHYKPYAEKGNLAHLLDHPQVQVIAGDVRDPGRVMDAVAGCDTVFHLAALIGIPYSYDSPGAYVAVNVTGTENIAEACRRHHVRRLVHTSTSEVYGTALTVPIGEDHPLQPQSPYSASKIGADMMALSHHHAFELPVTVVRPFNTYGPRQSARAVIPAILAQLHSGAREIRLGSLTPTRDFTYVTDTARGFLAVAQCDRALGEVVNLGTGEEIAIGDLARRLIAVSGRDAEIVVDEARLRPAGSEVHRLLSDNSRARTWASWKPEVSLDEGLRHTSEWIRANLHLFAPGRYAV
- a CDS encoding APC family permease, which codes for MAVSEAAPGPKTHRPGLRREIGFIGLIWASEGSIIGSGWLFGAQGALAAAGPAAIISWAVGGIAILILALVHAELGGMYPVSGGTARFPHYAFGGAAGASFGWFSWLQAVTVAPIEVLAMITYGQHYSWASGWEKVKGGEHILTPPGIAVAVGLMAVITSINFLSVRLLARTNSAATWWKVGIPLLTIFVFAIAQFHGSNFTAADGFDPYGAKGILSAVSTSGIIFALLGFEQADQLAGESANPKRDIPRAVIGSIILGILIYILLQVAFLAALPASQIGSHWANSAFTTLSGPFAQVATLISLGWLATVLYLDAVISPAGTGLIYITGSSRVSYGLSRNGYVPSAFEATNRRGVPWVGLITAFVIGCICFLPFPSWRSLVGLITSASVLMYAGAPLSFGVFRNRLPDAHRPYRLPGGGWLSPLAFIVANLLILWSGWTTDWKLGVAILIGYVILVANRLFKMNPITPQLDLRAAQWLPVYLVGMGLIVYLSDFGPLKHPWFPLWWDIGVVAAFSLVIYYWAMAVALPTEQIQHLIDQVVVPEEGDVH
- a CDS encoding serine protease produces the protein MRYAAVCAAALLLCAGLTTAASADSTKANPNPLAGRLNAYWTPARMAAALPADTRKGTETATPAPTVSPAVDGPRPGEYIPPSQSFDGIPQAGTFFWTDATGTGRTCSGSVVHSPGRDLVLSAGHCLKGYAGTSPKRHLAFVPQYHDTLKPFGIFPVRTDGVYVSQQYYDLGEHAGAAYDFAFAVTEPNEDGTPLEDAVGGVRLLTGTGYYHFPVRMIGYPAGAEKPLECWSWTTRWDSDDPADPGTFPRIACDAFVGGTSGGPMLVPWPGGWAVVGVIGGYHTGGNTPQVSYSAYFGSATQALYRAAVTGAPPAGPHLTAGS